A single region of the Gorilla gorilla gorilla isolate KB3781 chromosome 1, NHGRI_mGorGor1-v2.1_pri, whole genome shotgun sequence genome encodes:
- the LOC129529164 gene encoding large ribosomal subunit protein eL39-like, translating to MTKILEPPPFPSLLGCRHHLCWTPILAVSSHQTFRIKRFLAKKQKQNRPIPQWIQMKTGNKIRYNSQRRHWRTAELGL from the exons ATGACCAAGATT CTTgagccccctcccttcccttccctcctcggCTGTCGCCATCATCTGTGCTGGACCCCGATTCTCGCCGTGTCTTCTCACCAGACTTTCAGAATTAAGCGATTCCTggccaagaaacaaaagcaaaatcgtCCCATTCCCCAGTGGATTCAGATGAAAACTGGTAATAAAATCAGGTACAACTCCCAAAGGAGACACTGGAGAACAGCCGAGCTGGGTCTGTAA